ACAGTGTGATGGCATAATGACAAGTCTTAGTTCAAGTTTATTTGTCACATGCACAATTAGTCAAGAACAACTGCACGATGAAATAAATGTGGCGAGGCTCAGGGAATCTACAGCTGTGCAGAACTAAGCAGATATATACAGAGTCTTCCAGTCAGTAAAGTGACTCAGTAAATATCTAAGATTAGCCAACATTAGTCACCATAAGCTGCTGATCATACCTCCAGACCGAGTaaggctgcagcaggaaaaccCCGAGTCTATTGAACTGAGCAAGGGTGCATTTTATTCCCTATCATTATTACAGTGTTTCATTCGGTGTTTTAAGTCTCTGTATTAAGCATGTCCCTTGTAAAGCTGGTGATTTAAAATTATTGGTCAGTCATGTAATCAAATCTCTCAGTAGaatttcttgatttttttttgactgtagCTTTTGTATCTGTTCATACAGTAGAGTCAAACAGGACTAAGTACCACCGTCTAGACTGGAATTTACTGGGACAGGCAGAAAAGCCTGTTCAGCACAGtctggtgctgctgctctgtcactgaCTCTAACCTAGGGTGGAGTGATAgtattgtatttattataaTACAGCACAGTTCACTGATAACTGCTGCAgtctcttttctgtttattttaaactttaCCATCACCTGTGCGttttcaaacatcaaacatttaaaGTACGAGACCTCTTTCTGACACGACTCTCTGTCCATTCCCAGAGCTGCCCCAGTCAGAGCACATCAGCGTCGCCGATGCCACATGGTTGGCCCTTAACGTGGTGTCGGGCGGTGGCAACGCCTCCAACTCACCGCCCATCGGAGTCACCAAAATCGCTAAGTCAGTCATCGCGCCACTGGCCGACCACAACATCTCCGTTTTCATGCTGTCGACGTATCAGACGGACTTCATTCTGGTGAGTGTGGATAATAAGTATCTCCAGTATATCCAGTCGATAGAAACTGCTACACAAcagttctctcctctctctctgcactgtcTCTGTATGTTCAGTGATGACCCTCATGGATGAAATAATACAATTATCTTTCAACACTTTTCATGTGAAGCTCTGGTTAGAGCTGCAGGAGAGCAAACAGTGAGACTTTTGTCTTACAGAAACAATAATGTGTGCTTGGATACATGCTTCGTTTCCTGTGAGTCCCATGTGCGTGTGAGGGTAAATCGAATCCCACTCAGGAATGACAGGCTGCGCCACTAATAATGAAAACTACTGTACAGATCGCAGGAAAATGCAGACCAGAAATATTTATGATATATAGATTTTTGAAATATCTTTTTATTCTTAAGAATTATTTCTTAgagatttaaaaatatcatcTACAGTGACATAATGTTTTTGGGAGAGGGatgtaaaaactgaattaaataacaaaatgaacCAAGataatcaacaaaaactgaacgAGGAAATCCAGacgttaaaaaacaaaacaaagtttgtTCAGAGTGTGTCGTGTGTTTGGATCTTTCTGACAACTGATGGGGTTCACAGCATCCTTCAGAAGTCGCATTATTTGTCCATTATGCAACCACTGGCAACACAATTGTTTACGTCCACATGCCCGACATGAAAAAGCAATAACCTTGGATATAATGTACCATCCACAGCCCCTTCCTTTGATTTAGGAAGAAATCCTCTCTCATACCGAGGCCTTTTTGGCCACAGGgagtctgtttttttattgcCTTGGTTTAGTGGAAAAACAAGGTCTGCTGAACAGCTCTGGCatgtttatgaaaatgaaaggaaaaaaaaaaaaacctgtgtcGATGCCGATAATCTGTTACGTAAAGAGGATCAGCAGCTCAGCCTCTTTCTGGAATTCCAGGTATCATACTCGAGCCTGTTTCCTGTCTGGACACCGGCTGCTCCTACCCACAATCCTAATTATCGTTGTGTTGGAggcaaagaggcaaaaaaagaataaaaaaaccTGCTGCGTTCACCCTGTCGCCCACACCCCCCTCCCATCTTCATCTCACACTGTGCTGGATTGTATTACAGAATCTCTGAGCAGACCAAAACACAGGCCAGcttaacatgtttgttttgtttttcactgtttggaTCTTTTGTGTTACATAAAGCAGTAAAGCCTGACCCAAATGATGAATGCACTCATTTAGACGGAGCAAGCCGCTACACACCAGCTTCTCTCGAGCAGCTTTaccttctacacacacacacacacacacacacacacacacacacagaaattcaaTAGACGTAGTAGCTTTCATCCTGGATAAAGAAACACTCTGACACTTTACCAGCTCCACAGATGACTTTGGTTTCAAGAACAATAGATTTGTTGAGAGACACCAAAGACTTCATGTATTGATTCAAGTCAGAATTCATCTGAATATACTCAGCTCCATTATGTTTAATAGTCAGGTACTAAATCAAGCATTAACTGCTCACTGTAGGTTGCTTTACACTAACTTCAATTGTCATTTGAATAAAGTTTTTTCAGAATGCAAAGCCACTGAATTCTGTGGAAGCTAATTTCTGCCAATGCCATGACATGGCTCTGTGATATTccaaaataatgacttagtTTCTCAAAAAAAACTTTCTTAAACTTGACTTagtgtcattatttcattataatgACTCACAGGATCATTTTTTCCATCACACATTTCTTTCttataacaaaataataatgaacacgatttattaaatgtttttaagctGACCCTTTGAAGTCTGGTTTACTTCATGGAGCATGATTGTCTATAGATGAAGGTTTTTCTAACTGATTATCTTAAATGCACCTTTGGCCATTCTCAAATCTAAACTAAGAGCTCTCCTGTTTTTCCTGTGACTGTGAATGTGGGGTAGTTTATCACAGCACTgaaacagctttttcttttttttttcttggtctgtttgtgttttgcttgaGTGTGTTTCATTCTGTCCTGCACTCATTGTTCAGTGTTGTTCGAATGTATTTCTTTGCCACTTTGAATTACCTCAGTGTATGAAAGGTTATATAAACTTACCCTGCCCTACTGAGGCAGGTGTTGTGCGGTGTGTTCTGTTGTGGTAAAGAGAGACCTGACCCTGAAGGCATCGCTCTTCGTTAAGTGCATGTTGCAGTAAACAGTCCCTGACCTTAAAACAGCCTTCAACAATCATACATGAAGACatacagcagagcagaggcagagatacaTTTACTGCTCACTCACAAGCAGTGCTGAGAGTGAAGAATGCAGCTCTTGCTTTTCCTCAAACATgatgtgttgctgttgctgtgctCTTTGTAAAAGTCCAAACCCATTTTCTCAGACAATACAAAAAAGCCATTTGTGAGAAAAGTAAAAggtctgtttttgttgtcaggTTCGAGAGCGAGACCTGCCGATGGTCATGCACACACTGTCTTCCGAATTCACTTTGCTTCGGGTGGTCAACGGGGAGACTGTAGCTGCGCACAATCTGGGAGTCACCAATGGAtttgtaaaaccaaaacttgGTGggtgtaaacaaacatttatacGTGCATTCAGACTTTCAAACATTGTTCAAACATTATATTTTCTTGTACAGGTGGTTTTAGAGTTCAGCTCAGAAGTTAATTCTTGACCTTTGACATAGCAACATTCAAGCAGCTGCCTCATATATtcaatcatttttgtttttcagtgccCCGTCCCATCATCCACCCTTTATCCAGTCCCAGCAACATGTTCTGTGTGACCAGCCTGGACCCAGACACACTGCCCTCTGTAGCCACCCTGCTCATGGACGTCATGTTTTACTCTGGAGGGTGAGAAGCAActttaactgtttaaaaaatatatgtatgtcTGAATGTCACCTACAATCCCTGTTTGAGCTGAGAGAGACTGTCCACTACTTTCATCCACAATTAAATATCTAAACTGCCTACATTTTCCGATATGACGTGACCATTTATGACATGAGGTACAGTAGAATTAAAATTTACATAAGATTGGATTGATGTGATCACAGAAAAGCTTCATTTTTTGCCTATTTATTTCAATTATTGTTGTTTGAGTTACATAAAAAACCCACACCATCTGCCTCTAGCTGCAGATTTGAGGTGAAATGCGTTTTGTGGTCGTGCTGCTCTGCACCATCCATCCAAACAGCCATCATGATTTCCTGTAGCACCTCTCCATTTGTTGAGCTGTTGTTGTCATGCGTCACTGTGCTTTGAGACCAGTGATGTGACAGGCTGAGTGTGTATTTATTCATCTCCACACCCTCTGATCTATATTCCACATCAGCTAGCTCTTTTGCTGTTAGCGCCGCTGCACCtacatgaacaaaaaaacaggcaTGTGTGGAGACGCCAGCAGCAGACCTGCCGCGCTGTACCTGTCGTGCTTGCCAGATTAAACAAGGCCCTTGTTCATTTAGAGTTCACATTATTATACCTCCGCGTGtataagacaaacacacagagatgaggTTGAAATTTTACAAAATGCTCCTTTATTTCCAGTGCCTTACAGCTCTCAGGTGGTGTAACACGTGCCTCTTAGATGTTCCaaggataaaaatgaaaacatatggATATGACTATAAGCATAAAATGTGATTTCTGCATCTCTTGTCCGACCACACCAAACGTTGTCTTGTCTTTTCCAGGCCAAAAGAGCCTGGAGCTTCCAGTGAAGACTCCAGCCACATCcgcttcttctccttctccctgaTCGAGGGCTACATCTCTCTGGTCATGGACGAGCAGACAACTCAAAGGTTGAGCAAAGGAAAACACCTGAGATGAATACATTTATATTGCTGCTTATTAACCACACTGGTTCTTTCAAgacgttttctttttttagtcaACACTAGACTGGGACATAATGTTTATGCAGCAAGAACAAATTTATGACTGTTGTGTGAGGGAGCGATTAGTTTGTTGCTAAGCAGTAATAGAGCAGTTGGGTATATATAATGTACTTAAGTCACAGTGGGTTTCAGTCTGACTCATTTATTCTCCACTGCGTCCCCCTCTTTTTCACAGTAGGCTCTCTAATTAAGCAGAAAGGTTATGAAGAAACCTGAGCAGCTGCAGATCCCATGTGGTTGTTCCTCTATTAGCACATCTGATCATACATTGTCCATTCATAGATGAGGTGTTCCATATATGGGTCAGTAATGACTTAAAGCCATGTGAAGGTAAAATAATAATTGGACCAaacttttattatattttttaaagttcatATTTTGTTAGTACAGCATGTAGGTCAGCCTCATTCACACGTTTATGTAAGACCTAATGCTTTGCCTTAAAGGAATAGGTCACCCGTTTTACTCTTCTTTACAATGGCTCTCTTATTCAGTGCAGCAGTTTGGACAATAGTAACAGATTTTACCTGCTGCTGTTCATGTTTGGCTCCCATTGCTGGATGGTTAATAGTTAGCTTCTTGTGCTGCACCTCCATACAGTATCTGTTAACTGTGCCTGGTCTCTGCCATTTGTTAACTACAGTTAAACAAAGAAGTGTTTTAAAGTAGATGGAGCACTAGTTGGCAAACATGTGAAGGCGACACTCTCCCAAAAAtctacataaaataaatgatttattgttttaaaagtttACAATAGGAATGAATTAAAGTCcaactgaaataaaactacatctttctctctgctgcaggacaCTATGACAGATTATTAGGGCCATGGtaggcagaaaaaaaattacgGTGCAGTGGAACAGCAATAATATTCTGAGAAAAAACTCTGAATTTCCATAGGATGGAAGCTGTAAATATACCAGAAAATTACTCCAGTATTCTCTGAGATTTACAAGAAAAAACTCACAAATTCAtgagaaaacaaaccagaagATTCTCTGAGATTATAAAGTCATAAGTTAAAGTCAAAAACTGACATTAAATCATAACACTGCTGATGCTGGAGCTCTCCCTCTGTTGTGCTTACAGTGGATGACCTAATAAAATTACACTTTGCAATTGAATTTAGCAATAAAGAAATACATGTGATTCGATGATTGGATGTGACATTCGCTGTTTACTAGTAGCATCTGTGATGTGATGACGTTGGTCCAACCTCGCAAAGTGAAGCGATGTGGCTCCttcatgacaaagaaaatctcacattatttatttgaatgaaaattaaacgtaaattaaaatttttaatTCCTTTGTTCTCTTCAAGGTTTCCAAACAATGTCCTCTTCACCAGTGCCTCTGGTGAGCTTTGGAAAATGGTTCGCATTGGGGGACAACCTTTAGGATTTGGTGAgcagcttttttgtttgtttgtttgttttgactcaCCAGAAGACTGGTTAGGTGTAGTTAGTACAAGGTCATGTGATGGCAAATGTATCTCTGCCAGTCTGGGACCAGTACAGAAGTGGTTCTTGCTTTACTGCCTCACAACACATTCAAGTGACCAAGTAATAAAtcagactgtaaaaaaaagGGAATGAATTACAGCAGGGAAATTCAAGAATCTGTGATGCTTTggcttttgttttctgcagaTGAGTGTGGCATCGTGGCTCAGATATCAGAACCCCTGGCAACAGCTGACATTCCAGCTTACTACATTAGTACCTTCAAGTTTGACCATGCCCTGGTAAGAAAGGAACCACAAATAAAGTTCATTTTGACTTAACACTATATATACATGCTGTATACACGCTTGTAGTTTCACAAGAtgcaatcaaaaagttctgagaacAGTCTTTGAACTTTTTGATCGCACCTTGTATGTTATAGTACATTTAAAATTTTTGAATTTTAGGCCgctggttggacaaaacaggacatttaATGACGTCAATTTGAGTCaagtgaaaaataatatttaattgcaCCCCTAATAAGCAGCTTACAGATGGTTTTAAAGCCCTGTGTCTTCTCCAGGTTCCAGAGGAAAACATCCAAAGTGTGATCGGAGCTCTGCGGACCGAGAGCACGACACAGTGAAGGAAACAACCATGAAAACAACCGTTTTCTAAGTCATTTCGTTCAAACGTTTATCATGTCCAAAAAGTGCCAAGAGCTTATTAGCGGACTACTATGGACCGGTTCTGAAAGAAGGAAGGGATCTAAGCACAGAGCGTGGGTGGAGTTTGGGTGGGGCGGGGGGAGTGTGACAGTCTGATAGGGATGCCTTTGTTACTTGATCATTTTCTTTACCCTcacccctccttccttccctggCACCTGAGGCCCTCCACTGCCTGCTCTGGTAGTTGTTGCTTTAGTTTACCAGACTGAatatgtttcttttcctctctaaaGCTGCTTCTTCCCACTCCCTGACCCTCATGAGCACCATACTGTATTAGTTACATAATTCCTCTCACGGAAGGATGACGAATGTACTctcaaaaatgaaagaaatattatatatatatatatatatatcaagctttcctttttttgtttggtttttgtttggtttttccACAGGTCATTTTCTCAGTGCCAAGATGATTGAATGCCTAAACCGATGCCTTTGTCAAAATACTATACATGTGTGCAATTGAAGGAGACAATTTTGGAGACAGCCAGCAACGACAGACCTGGTTGAgtaatatgtctttttttttctttgtttttattattagtttttgAACATGTTTTAATTATAGCAATGATCTGACCGTTGGAGTCCCTTCAGATTTAGAAGTTAAATTCAGATGTTTGTTCTGGTGAAACATGAAGTGAATCCCAGATCTTAAGGAGGAATTAATCTTTTAGCGCTTTGATAAGTTATATGCATTCACACTGTGAGCAACCTGGTCGATGGGTCACACAGGATCAGTagattttaactgtgtgttGTAATATTGTAGACAGACAGatctttggtttggtttgttttttaactgacCCTCAGCTAGCAGCAGATGTGAGGCAGCATTAACCAGTGACTTCAGAGCTGCACCTCAGAGTCACATTAGTCTATTAAAAGATCATTTTATGTATTAATCAGTGACAACTGATTTGATTTAAtcactttaaaagaaaattggcaatacaaatatttttgcTATTCTCTGACACTTGTTATTGACTCTAGATTGAAACTAGATGGACTGGCATAAAATCTGGCACAAAATGGTTCCCAGATGAGGCGTCCTAATGactttaacttttcattttgcaccatcatcaggtcaaaatttacAATTGtctaatactttggtttattaCCAAATCCCTGCAAAACTCAGCCTCAACTAAACTTTCTTTTTAGTGCTATGACATTAACCTACCAACACTAAGATGCTGAACACAGCAGATGTTATACTTTGCTATATAATTTAAAATTGCACTGAGAGCAACCACTACCAGCTCAGCCACTACCATTTTCACATTTCcttcacagcagctgctgaggatCAAAAACAAACCTTTGAATTGAATTCGACTTCTATCCATCTTATAATTTGGTTCTCTTTACAATGAGCAATACAGCCCCCTCAAAAACACTAATCACACTAGAAGAACATATGAATTCAGGCACTCTTGGCCGCCAATAATttagctagcctggctctgtccagagtTCAAAAACACACCTACAAGCACCTCCAAACTTTACAAATTAACACTTtgcatcttgtttgtttaatcttgacacaaagagaaacttaaaactgacattttgtggttttatggagAGTTACATTAATTACTTCTTGACAAATACTTGCCAGCAGTAGATACTTTTCAGAAAGACAGTTGTTCAGCAATAAATAGATAATGCTACGCAAAAGCTGTTTATCTAAATTGTCAGTGTTTCAACATCACTTTCAATGACTTGATGATCATGATGCTCACAGTATGAACCCACATTTAAGACCTGGTGATAAATgcaatgatgaaaatgtttgcaTCTACATTAGTAATAAATTACTGAGCCACTTTGACAATGTACTACAATAATGACAGTGCAAGTGTGCTAAGCATAAGCTAAGGTTCACACAGGGGAAGGAACATTTCCCTCCACGCCCTGGTGTCCATTTAGGTCTTGAAGCTGCCCCTCCCCTGCCCCAGTCTGCACTTTAATGCAGGTTCCACCCTCACAGGCCTGCTGTACTGATGTGAATATGGGGAGGACTATTTACTTTAGAAAGATCCTGTCCAGATGGGGAGATCTCTGTTGGTCTTAAGCATTTGGtgataatgtttttctttttttttccttttactttcaTGACACCTTGCACCTAACAGCAACCTTTCTTCTGATCAGTTTTGATTGGTAGAAACCCTGTATTTATCAGTGTTAATACATGAGAAAGGTGACATTTCTTCTGATTCcatttcaaagaaaatgttaaaagctTTTCATTTGGAGCTTcttgtgtggaaaaaaaataaacaagctTTTTTTTGAGCTTGAcgtgtgtttcatttttactgtcttTACTCACCAatgtcctctctctcactgaaaATATAACACTAAGCATTTGCCTAAAATATAATTGCCACTTAATATAATCCAGTAGCATATATACCAGCTGGCACTGGTCTATTTTCAACTCTGCAAGTATATTTACTGTCATAAACAGTAAATTAATTTCATCAGCTAAGAAGCAGTGCTGTAAACATGGTAAGAGAACAGAATAATAGCTAGGTTTTGCAAGGTCTGGGCACAAGATGAAAAAACAAtacagcacaagacaaactgcAAGTGAAAGATGTCATCTCGTACCTATAATAACCTGCCAAGCACAAATAGCAGCAGTGATGTTGTCTGGACATtcactgacagtgtttgttaCATCAGCACTACATCAAACCAtcagggactttttttttccacaagtgAAAAGGCATTTTCCAAACTCTCTGAGGTGTTATGCACAAAGAGCCACAATCACTTAATGTCTAATCTGCAAAACATAACAGGAATATAGGCACGTTTTTAAGAAGCTGCAGTATATTATAATACTTAAATGTGAagatatgaatgaatgaatcctAATTATTTGGTGGCCTCTTGATATTATTTGCACCCACATTTCGCCTCATGACAAGGTAGCACTAAAAATGCACTCATTTACATGAAACTGTAAACATTATAATCCTATTATCTTTAAATGCTGAACATTTACGGATGTATCATAAGATCTTGTCTTATAATCTTACAATACATCCATGCAGATAACGTGTAAAAAAAAGCGTTCCCGCAAGATTTTATTGTCAAGTGATATGATGACGTTGCACAGCGCCAGTGCGAAAGCTGTAACACGTCATGTCTAATTCAGCTAAAGTTGGAAAAGTTTAAGTCCGTTTAAGTCCGTTTGTGGCGACTTAGCATATGGTTGCAATCGTTTGGCTCTTTGAGTTTGTTTTACGTCGTACTATGTCTCTTTGTGATCGTTTGTcgttttgtgtctgttccttGTCATTCTTGTGTCTCTTTGCGGCCGTTTTGCATTTAGCATCTCCGTTTTTTGCGTCTCTGCCTGGCTGATTTACATCTATTTGCGATCATCTTTTTGTCTCcttgtggttgtttttcagacagttttattgcatggttaagtgtgtgtttgtgtttctgtaactTAAGTGTCCCTGTCATGAATCGTGGACCTCTAACATGGACGAATGAAAACCCAACAGGCATCTcttgtctcagtttttcttttacctctttGTGGTagttttgcatcattttgcatctttaCCTGGTAGGGCTGCACTCATTAAATGACAACGATTCTGCTGCGTTTCTCACCTTCtcgagtctggttctgctcgaggtttctgcctcttaaaaggaagtttttccttgccactgttgcctagtgcttgctcatggtgggaacagttgggtctctctctgtaaatacctattttaaagagtgtggtctagacctgctctatatgaaaagtgccttgaggtgacttttgttgtgattcggtgctatataaataaaattgaattgaatgtgtgttttcatggtttaactgtGGATGaagaataggtagtagtgtattgatcattttcctttgtacgtttctctttgatttcctccaggtgtcaccacttcatccatgacatcgaCATTTAAtggtttatgttcagtattcagtatatcagaaaagtgtaataataagtAATCTgctatgtaaaaataatgtataagtaatctgcatattaaaataattagcaatatcggaagtaagatgtaatagttgaaaaatgtcaaaaactgtcacgGTATaaaggcatgtaaaaccatcaaatgttctggttcagctgtgatgttgaatatttatctgtgctTTCATGCTAAAACTGTTGATAagaaataggtagtagtgtattgattattttcctttgtttattttgctttgattttctccaggtgttACCACTTCGTCCTTGACATTGTCCGATTGCTGAGACGTTGTTCGCaattgcagagacatggtccatgatcggagagacattgttgaggatgagggagacatcgtccacgatcagagacattgtccatgatcgcagagaccttgtcaaa
The DNA window shown above is from Lates calcarifer isolate ASB-BC8 linkage group LG20, TLL_Latcal_v3, whole genome shotgun sequence and carries:
- the castor2 gene encoding cytosolic arginine sensor for mTORC1 subunit 2; amino-acid sequence: MELHILEHSLKVASIEKEGIQICTHGLIKLAFLASKTRCKFFSLTETPEDYTIIVDEEGFKELPQSEHISVADATWLALNVVSGGGNASNSPPIGVTKIAKSVIAPLADHNISVFMLSTYQTDFILVRERDLPMVMHTLSSEFTLLRVVNGETVAAHNLGVTNGFVKPKLVPRPIIHPLSSPSNMFCVTSLDPDTLPSVATLLMDVMFYSGGPKEPGASSEDSSHIRFFSFSLIEGYISLVMDEQTTQRFPNNVLFTSASGELWKMVRIGGQPLGFDECGIVAQISEPLATADIPAYYISTFKFDHALVPEENIQSVIGALRTESTTQ